One stretch of Alcaligenes faecalis DNA includes these proteins:
- the lptC gene encoding LPS export ABC transporter periplasmic protein LptC, with amino-acid sequence MRDRLPTVISLLLLAMLVLATLWAVDYTQSSVAIDPPRRVTHEPDSWARDFTMISSDQTGMAISRLDGKVAYHYPDDDSHDITSPRAVSNRADSPLTIATSDTAHMNAGGDTITMKGNAHIHRQATPDDEAMDVRSEVLIILPEEDVVYTNEPALVVNGQSTMRGTGMRYDNRVRQLNVMSESDVKISGQQTQKARSSNSSKDSPP; translated from the coding sequence ATGCGTGACCGTCTACCCACCGTCATTTCCCTGTTGCTGCTGGCCATGCTGGTGCTGGCAACACTGTGGGCGGTCGATTACACCCAAAGCTCGGTCGCCATTGATCCGCCACGCCGTGTTACCCACGAACCGGACTCCTGGGCGCGCGACTTCACCATGATCAGCTCCGACCAAACCGGGATGGCCATCAGCCGCCTGGATGGCAAGGTTGCCTACCACTACCCGGATGACGACTCGCACGACATCACTTCTCCGCGCGCGGTCAGCAACCGGGCCGATTCGCCTTTGACCATTGCCACTTCCGACACCGCGCATATGAATGCGGGCGGGGACACCATCACCATGAAGGGCAATGCCCATATTCACCGCCAGGCCACGCCCGATGACGAGGCAATGGATGTACGCAGTGAAGTGCTGATCATCCTGCCCGAAGAGGACGTGGTGTACACCAACGAACCGGCCCTAGTCGTCAATGGCCAATCCACCATGCGCGGGACCGGGATGCGTTACGATAATCGCGTTCGCCAATTGAACGTCATGTCGGAATCCGACGTTAAAATCTCGGGCCAACAAACACAAAAAGCGCGTTCTTCCAACAGCTCTAAGGATTCCCCTCCATGA
- the lptA gene encoding lipopolysaccharide transport periplasmic protein LptA, with product MTTPDSARLSHKPKLSFSLLRGALALCLSTASLALLPTAPALAQAAASAAAEPDTSVLSDTLTYDDIAKQTIYKGNIILTRGAMTLMADQLAIEQDAEGFQHGTATVTERARVTIRQEDPAKFELLVAEGVRGIYNGKTEEVELIGKAVVNRYICGKLQDSIQGQRIIYRQKDGTYQAFGGAESATRDGRVRSVARPRANADAAVAECQRKSSPRK from the coding sequence ATGACCACGCCTGACAGCGCCCGCCTGAGCCACAAGCCCAAGCTCTCTTTTAGCCTTTTGCGTGGTGCCCTGGCCCTGTGCCTGAGCACCGCCAGCCTGGCTTTGCTGCCTACGGCCCCTGCTCTGGCCCAAGCGGCTGCCTCTGCTGCCGCCGAACCGGACACCTCCGTGCTGTCCGACACCCTTACTTACGACGATATTGCCAAGCAGACCATCTACAAGGGCAATATCATCCTGACCCGTGGCGCCATGACCTTGATGGCCGACCAACTGGCTATCGAGCAAGATGCAGAAGGCTTCCAGCACGGCACCGCTACGGTGACCGAGCGCGCCCGTGTCACCATTCGCCAGGAAGATCCTGCCAAATTCGAGCTGTTGGTCGCTGAAGGCGTCCGAGGCATTTATAACGGCAAGACAGAAGAGGTCGAGCTGATTGGCAAGGCGGTCGTCAATCGTTATATTTGCGGCAAACTGCAGGACTCCATTCAGGGGCAACGCATTATCTACCGCCAAAAAGACGGTACGTATCAAGCCTTTGGTGGCGCCGAATCCGCCACCCGTGATGGCCGGGTTCGCTCTGTGGCCCGCCCACGCGCCAATGCCGATGCTGCTGTGGCCGAATGCCAACGCAAGTCCTCCCCCCGCAAATAG
- a CDS encoding cytochrome ubiquinol oxidase subunit I, protein MIDLDVVTLSRLQFASTAMFHFLFVPLTLGLSFLLAIMESVYVMTGKAIWRRMTKFWGVLFGINFALGVATGIVMEFQFGMNWAYYSHYVGDIFGAPLAIEGLMAFFLEATFVGLFFFGWDRLSKLGHLIVTWLVAIGTNLSALWILVANGWMQNPVGAIFNPHTMRMEMTDFAEVILNPVAQAKVVHTVSAGYVLGAMFVMGISAWYLLRGRHIDLAKRSMTVAASFGLAASLSVVVLGDESGYLTTEHQQMKIAAMESMWETEEAPASFNLLAWPDQEARENRFAVEIPWVMGLIGTRSVSTPMLGINELVEHAKIRIANGLRAYEALQLVRADDSNIEARRVFDNNWKDLGYALLLKRYTDDITKADTDTIAQAAWDTVPQVAPLFWSFRVMVGLGLYFILFFGVAFVLASRDRLQRHPRLLKAAVWSIPLPWIAIECGWFVAEFGRQPWAIEGVLPTYYAASGLSFVDLMISMTIFLLLYSTLAVIGIKVMLHSIRKGPDEAGETVTPSALSYGSRNAPLLRG, encoded by the coding sequence ATGATTGATCTGGATGTCGTTACCTTGTCGCGGTTGCAATTTGCTTCTACCGCGATGTTTCACTTTTTGTTTGTGCCCTTGACGCTAGGCCTGTCTTTCTTGCTGGCCATTATGGAAAGCGTCTATGTCATGACGGGCAAAGCCATCTGGCGCCGCATGACCAAGTTCTGGGGCGTACTCTTTGGCATTAACTTTGCCCTGGGTGTCGCGACCGGGATTGTGATGGAATTTCAGTTCGGCATGAACTGGGCCTATTACAGTCACTATGTAGGCGATATTTTCGGAGCGCCGCTAGCCATTGAAGGATTGATGGCTTTTTTCTTGGAAGCAACCTTTGTCGGCCTGTTCTTTTTCGGCTGGGATCGCCTCTCCAAACTGGGACACCTGATTGTTACCTGGTTGGTGGCCATTGGTACCAACCTGTCGGCCCTGTGGATTCTGGTCGCTAACGGCTGGATGCAAAACCCGGTCGGCGCCATCTTCAACCCCCACACCATGCGTATGGAAATGACCGATTTTGCCGAGGTCATTCTCAATCCCGTTGCGCAAGCCAAAGTTGTTCATACCGTCAGTGCCGGTTATGTCCTGGGTGCCATGTTCGTGATGGGCATCAGTGCCTGGTACTTGCTGCGTGGTCGCCATATTGATCTGGCCAAGCGCTCGATGACGGTAGCGGCCAGTTTCGGCTTGGCGGCGTCCCTGTCCGTGGTGGTGCTGGGTGATGAAAGTGGTTACCTGACCACTGAACACCAGCAAATGAAGATTGCAGCCATGGAGTCCATGTGGGAAACCGAGGAAGCGCCTGCCAGTTTCAATCTTTTGGCCTGGCCTGATCAGGAGGCCCGTGAAAACCGCTTCGCCGTGGAAATTCCATGGGTGATGGGCTTGATCGGGACACGCTCAGTCAGTACCCCCATGCTGGGCATCAACGAACTGGTCGAACATGCCAAGATCCGTATTGCCAATGGCTTGCGCGCATACGAGGCACTTCAGTTAGTGCGTGCTGACGACAGCAATATCGAAGCCCGCCGTGTCTTTGACAATAACTGGAAAGACCTGGGCTACGCCTTGCTGCTCAAGCGTTATACGGATGACATCACCAAGGCCGATACCGACACCATCGCCCAGGCCGCCTGGGATACGGTGCCACAGGTTGCGCCTCTGTTCTGGAGCTTCCGTGTGATGGTGGGCTTGGGGCTGTACTTCATCCTGTTCTTTGGCGTGGCTTTTGTGCTGGCATCGCGTGACCGTCTGCAACGTCACCCGCGCTTGCTCAAAGCGGCTGTCTGGAGCATTCCCCTGCCTTGGATTGCGATCGAATGTGGCTGGTTTGTGGCCGAATTCGGACGTCAGCCCTGGGCGATTGAAGGCGTCTTGCCGACTTACTATGCCGCTTCCGGCCTGTCCTTTGTGGACCTGATGATCAGTATGACCATCTTCCTCTTGCTCTACAGCACCCTGGCGGTGATTGGCATCAAGGTCATGTTGCATTCGATTCGTAAAGGTCCGGACGAGGCTGGCGAGACCGTCACACCTTCCGCTTTGTCTTATGGTTCGCGCAACGCTCCGTTGCTGCGCGGTTAA
- the cydB gene encoding cytochrome d ubiquinol oxidase subunit II, with protein MENLILLDYDTLRIIWWLLLGVLLAAFAIMDGADLGVAMVLPLVARSDDERRTLYNVIGPVWEGNQVWLIVAGGVAFAAWPLLYAMAFSGFYLAMMLLLVALIVRPVAIKYRSKLSSSRWRRNWDAIWTASGLVCALVFGVAIGNVMLGVPFGFDETTLRPMYQGNFFGLFQPFAILCGLLSVLMLAFQGAVVVAWKGSDHVARRARAWAMPLGLLSIVAFAAGGWWISAMNGYSMAWPDVAHAMSNPIGKTVDMVEGAWLANYRTWPALWAAPIVGFAGLLFGALLAGRGRGLLALLFSSLALAGIILTFGFAVFPFLLPSSLNPGSSLTLFDASASHLTLWIMLLVTLVFLPIIVLYTSWVYSVMRGKVSVASMKDSSHSY; from the coding sequence ATGGAAAATTTGATTCTTCTCGATTACGACACCTTGCGCATCATCTGGTGGCTGCTGCTGGGCGTTTTGTTGGCAGCGTTTGCCATCATGGACGGGGCCGACCTGGGTGTGGCCATGGTGTTGCCACTGGTTGCTCGCAGCGATGACGAACGGCGCACGCTGTATAACGTGATCGGCCCGGTCTGGGAAGGTAACCAGGTCTGGCTGATCGTGGCCGGTGGTGTGGCCTTTGCGGCCTGGCCCCTGTTGTATGCCATGGCTTTCTCGGGCTTTTACCTGGCCATGATGCTGCTGTTGGTGGCCTTGATCGTGCGCCCGGTTGCCATCAAGTACCGCAGCAAGCTCAGTTCGTCACGCTGGCGTCGCAACTGGGACGCGATCTGGACTGCTTCCGGTCTGGTTTGTGCCTTGGTATTCGGGGTGGCTATTGGTAACGTCATGCTGGGCGTTCCATTCGGCTTTGATGAAACTACGTTGCGTCCGATGTACCAAGGCAACTTCTTCGGCCTGTTCCAGCCCTTTGCCATTCTGTGTGGTTTGCTCAGTGTCCTGATGCTGGCTTTCCAGGGGGCGGTTGTGGTGGCCTGGAAAGGCAGTGATCATGTGGCGCGTCGTGCGCGTGCCTGGGCCATGCCTTTGGGACTGCTGTCCATCGTGGCTTTTGCCGCCGGTGGCTGGTGGATCAGTGCCATGAATGGCTACAGCATGGCCTGGCCTGATGTGGCCCATGCCATGTCCAACCCCATTGGCAAGACGGTCGATATGGTGGAAGGTGCCTGGTTGGCCAACTACCGTACCTGGCCTGCCTTGTGGGCGGCTCCCATTGTCGGTTTTGCAGGCCTGTTGTTTGGTGCCTTGCTGGCTGGCCGTGGTCGTGGCTTGCTGGCGCTGCTGTTCTCGTCCCTGGCACTGGCCGGCATCATCCTGACCTTTGGGTTTGCCGTCTTCCCATTCCTGCTGCCTTCGTCCTTGAACCCCGGTTCCAGCCTGACCCTGTTTGATGCTTCGGCCAGTCATCTGACCTTGTGGATCATGCTTCTGGTGACACTGGTGTTCCTGCCTATCATCGTGCTTTATACCTCCTGGGTGTACAGCGTGATGCGTGGCAAGGTGTCGGTTGCCAGCATGAAAGATTCTTCTCATTCTTACTAA
- a CDS encoding KpsF/GutQ family sugar-phosphate isomerase, producing the protein MNTTALLDPAHILSSAQRTFAIEVEALQALGGRLDQSFVEATKLLVHCQGRVVVTGIGKSGHVARKIAATLASTGTPAFFMHAAEALHGDLGMITKQDVVIAISYSGQAQELVTVLTVLRRMGAKLIAITGNAQSELAQNADLHLDAHVEHEACPLNLAPTASTTAALVLGDALAVACLEARGFSREDFARSHPGGALGRQLLTFVRDIMRSGEQLPIVSPETLIPDALMEMSSKGMGMTIVTDAQGHPVGMFTDGDLRRLIARAGDIRNLPVSEGMSREPRSIAAEALAIEAAEQMDALRISQMLVLDTNGLLLGALHMHDLLAAKVI; encoded by the coding sequence ATGAATACAACGGCACTTTTAGATCCCGCACATATCCTGTCCTCGGCACAACGCACCTTCGCCATTGAAGTTGAAGCGTTACAAGCGCTGGGCGGACGTCTGGACCAAAGTTTTGTAGAAGCCACCAAGCTGCTCGTGCACTGCCAGGGCCGCGTGGTGGTGACTGGCATCGGCAAGTCCGGCCATGTGGCGCGCAAGATTGCAGCTACATTGGCGTCAACCGGCACCCCCGCTTTTTTCATGCACGCTGCCGAAGCCTTGCACGGCGACCTGGGCATGATTACCAAGCAGGACGTGGTGATTGCCATTTCCTACTCCGGTCAGGCCCAGGAACTGGTCACAGTGCTGACCGTGCTTCGTCGTATGGGTGCCAAACTGATTGCGATCACCGGCAATGCCCAGTCCGAACTGGCCCAAAATGCCGATCTGCATCTGGATGCGCATGTGGAGCATGAAGCCTGCCCGCTCAACCTGGCTCCCACGGCCAGCACCACAGCCGCTTTAGTATTAGGCGATGCGCTGGCCGTTGCCTGCCTGGAAGCACGAGGCTTCAGCCGCGAAGATTTCGCCCGTTCCCACCCCGGTGGTGCGCTGGGCCGTCAATTACTGACGTTTGTGCGCGACATAATGCGCAGCGGCGAACAACTGCCTATCGTCTCCCCCGAGACCCTGATTCCCGATGCGCTGATGGAAATGTCCAGCAAGGGCATGGGCATGACGATTGTCACGGACGCACAAGGTCATCCCGTTGGAATGTTCACCGATGGCGACCTGCGCCGCCTGATTGCACGTGCGGGCGACATCCGCAACCTGCCTGTTTCCGAGGGCATGTCACGCGAACCGCGCAGCATTGCCGCCGAAGCCCTGGCCATTGAAGCGGCCGAGCAAATGGATGCCCTGCGTATCAGCCAAATGCTGGTATTGGACACAAACGGGCTACTATTGGGAGCTCTGCACATGCACGACCTGTTGGCTGCAAAGGTAATCTGA
- a CDS encoding KdsC family phosphatase, translated as MMNTPTIPLHPAEAQILAKLPENVRNQLRQLRMMVFDVDGVLTDGRLWYSANGEEFKSFHALDGHGLRMLGESGIGVALITGRESGIVSRRAAELGIPFVHQGVRDKIAVLTQLAQENGLSLSEVGYMGDDLIDLPAMQRVGFSASVPEAPFYISQIASWVATQPAGHGAVRECCDAILASQGRLAAFITGGPLKTTGVIQ; from the coding sequence ATGATGAATACGCCCACCATCCCGCTCCACCCCGCTGAAGCTCAAATTCTGGCCAAGCTGCCCGAGAACGTGCGCAACCAACTGCGCCAGTTGCGCATGATGGTGTTTGACGTGGACGGCGTGCTGACCGACGGACGCCTGTGGTACAGCGCAAACGGCGAGGAATTCAAGAGCTTTCACGCTCTGGACGGCCATGGTTTGCGCATGCTGGGCGAAAGCGGCATTGGCGTCGCCCTGATTACCGGACGCGAAAGCGGTATCGTGTCGCGTCGCGCTGCCGAGCTGGGCATTCCCTTTGTCCACCAGGGTGTGCGCGACAAGATTGCCGTCCTGACCCAATTGGCTCAGGAAAACGGCCTGTCTTTAAGTGAAGTGGGTTATATGGGCGACGATCTGATCGACTTGCCCGCCATGCAACGCGTAGGTTTTTCCGCCAGCGTGCCTGAAGCCCCCTTCTATATCAGTCAAATTGCCAGCTGGGTCGCAACGCAGCCCGCCGGCCACGGCGCCGTGCGCGAATGCTGTGATGCCATCCTGGCGTCCCAAGGTCGCCTGGCCGCCTTTATTACAGGTGGTCCCTTGAAGACCACGGGAGTCATTCAGTAA
- a CDS encoding GbsR/MarR family transcriptional regulator yields MNLGPQAERFILHFGEMGGRWGVNRTVGQIYALLFIAPEALHADEIAETLGISRSNVSMSLRELQSWRLVNMTHKIGERREYFESPKDIWEIFRTLVEEKRKREIDPTLTLLRSILMEAPVNDEEAYGQQRINEMLELIELACGWFDEVHHLPPETLQNLMRLGSKVQKVLGFAGKIRKADQTGGRHD; encoded by the coding sequence ATGAATCTAGGACCACAGGCAGAGCGTTTTATTCTGCACTTTGGGGAGATGGGCGGGCGCTGGGGGGTCAACCGGACGGTTGGCCAGATCTATGCGTTGCTGTTCATTGCACCCGAAGCCCTCCACGCCGACGAGATCGCTGAAACGCTAGGCATCTCCCGTTCCAATGTCAGTATGAGCTTGCGCGAGTTGCAGTCCTGGCGACTGGTCAACATGACGCACAAGATCGGTGAACGCCGCGAATACTTTGAGTCTCCCAAGGATATTTGGGAGATTTTCCGTACCCTGGTGGAAGAGAAACGCAAGCGTGAGATAGATCCCACATTAACTTTATTGCGAAGTATCCTAATGGAAGCGCCCGTCAATGACGAAGAGGCATATGGGCAGCAACGCATTAACGAAATGTTGGAATTGATCGAGTTGGCTTGTGGTTGGTTTGACGAGGTTCATCACTTACCGCCCGAGACCCTGCAAAATCTGATGCGTTTAGGTAGCAAAGTTCAGAAAGTGCTGGGTTTCGCCGGGAAGATTCGCAAAGCTGATCAAACTGGGGGTCGTCATGATTGA